In a single window of the Cervus elaphus chromosome 1, mCerEla1.1, whole genome shotgun sequence genome:
- the LOC122700014 gene encoding olfactory receptor 5M10-like, which produces MSSPNHTVVTEFILLGLTDDPVLQKALFGVFLVTYLITLAGNLGMIVLIRTNPHLQTPMYFFLSHLSFVDLCYSSNVTPNMLHNFLSDQKTISYAGCFTQCLLFIALVITEFYLLASMALDRYVAICSPLHYSTRMSKDVCIFLVTVPYTCGFLNGLSQALLTFRLSFCDSLEINHFYCADPPLIMLACSDTYVKKMAMFAVAGFTLSSSLFIILLSYVFIVASILAIRSVQGRYKAFSTCGSHLTIVTLFYGTLLCMYLRAPTEKSVKESKIFAVFYSFLSPMLNPLIYSMRNKDVIQAMQQMIKRNLS; this is translated from the coding sequence ATGTCTTCCCCTAACCACACTGTAGTGACTGAATTCATTCTCCTGGGGCTCACAGATGACCCAGTGCTACAGAAGGCCCTGTTTGGGGTGTTCCTGGTGACCTACCTAATCACACTGGCAGGGAATCTGGGCATGATCGTGCTCATCAGGACCAATCCCCACCTCCAGActcccatgtatttcttcctcagCCACCTCTCCTTTGTAGACCTTTGCTATTCCTCCAATGTTACTCCAAATATGCTGCACAATTTCCTCTCAGACCAGAAGACCATCTCCTACGCTGGATGCTTCACACAGTGTCTTCTCTTCATTGCCCTGGTGATCACtgagttttatctccttgcttcAATGGCCTTGGACCGCTATGTAGCCATCTGCAGCCCTCTACATTACAGCACCAGGATGTCCAAGGACGTGTGCATCTTTCTAGTCACAGTCCCTTATACCTGTGGATTCCTCAATGGTCTCTCTCAGGCACTGCTGACCTTTCGCttgtccttctgtgactcccTTGAGATCAACCATTTCTACtgtgctgatcctcctctgataaTGTTGGCCTGCTCTGACACCTATGTCAAAAAGATGGCGATGTTTGCGGTTGCTGGTTTCACTCTCTCAAGCTCTTTGTTCATCATTCTCCTCTCTTATGTTTTCATCGTTGCATCTATCTTGGCGATCCGTTCGGTGCAAGGCAGGTACAAAGCCTTTTCTACCTGTGGTTCCCACCTGACAATAGTCACTCTATTTTATGGAACCCTCCTCTGCATGTACTTGAGGGCTCCAACTGAGAAGTCTGTAAAGGAGTCCAAAATATTTGCAGTCTTTTATAGTTTTTTGAGCCCGATGTTGAACCCTTTGATCTACAGTATGAGGAACAAGGATGTGATCCAAGCCATGCAGCAAATGATTAAGAGAAATCTTTCATAA